Proteins from a genomic interval of Watersipora subatra chromosome 10, tzWatSuba1.1, whole genome shotgun sequence:
- the LOC137406277 gene encoding uncharacterized protein — protein sequence MTTLKDKVAVVTGSSSGIGEAIVRHLALAGAKVSLGARRADRLEAIKSDLLSQGLKARYTVCDVTDSSQIKRLVEETEQEFGPVDILVNNAGVMYYRGVLKSSEELDNREIDINCKGVVNGVSAVVESMTSRKSGHIINMSSNAGRRGFAGLAVYSGTKFFVEGFSQALRQELAEHNVKVSTVQPGDVKTELMSHTTDKEAAAKYGVAESTSIISADDIARAVVYIVSQPDNIAINELLVEPSSIPM from the exons ATGACCACATTGAAGGACAAAGTTGCTGTTGTGACTGGATCGTCCAGTGGTATCGGTGAAGCTATTGTAAGACATCTTGCTTTAGCTGGCGCGAAGGTCTCTCTGGGTGCGAGAAGAGCTGATAGGTTAGAGGCTATCAAGTCTGATCTGTTGTCTCAGGGACTGAAAGCCAGGTATACTGTCTGTGATGTGACAGACTCCAGTCAG ATAAAGCGGCTGGTAGAGGAGACGGAGCAGGAATTTGGACCAGTTGATATTCTAGTCAACAATGCTGGTGTCATGTACTATCGTGGTGTGTTAAAGAGTTCAGAAGAACTGGACAACAGAGAGATAGACATCAATTGCAAA GGTGTTGTAAATGGAGTTAGTGCTGTGGTTGAAAGCATGACCAGCAGGAAATCTGGTCATATTATAAACATGTCATCAAATGCTGGCCGAAGG GGATTCGCTGGCTTGGCTGTTTACTCCGgcacaaaattttttgttgagGGATTCTCACAAGCATTGAGACAGGAGCTTGCTGAGCACAATGTCAAGGTTTCTACTGTACAGCCCGGAGATGTCAAGACAGAGCTCATGTCACATACAACTGACAAGGAG GCGGCTGCTAAATACGGTGTCGCTGAATCGACATCAATAATAAGTGCAGACGATATTGCCCGAGCTGTGGTCTACATCGTTTCTCAGCCAGATAACATCGCCATTAATGAACTGCTCGTGGAGCCATCAAGCATTCCCATGTAG
- the LOC137407181 gene encoding potassium voltage-gated channel subfamily B member 2-like, producing MLKGMNLTLVDTVEAPLKEAIVSHDLSQERKLPQSVTAKKIIINISGQNFVSTVGTLLKYPESRLGKLVRKEPSGTNYFFESDAEIFKEILKFYLSGELHCPKSTCYSDFLSHLEFWEIDTGAVSDCCFQDMSEEKNLDRQFEYFNKKPKPKFKNANGDYLKSYYVWCFLTDPCGKDTKFKAGAKIWSLFYFLFTISFGSAEAISTVPSLWKGGNDFRRNRSDEHISLKMSCEEFQANWIDIAPKSLDTVAYISFALYATEVWIRFLTCPSKRAFWKTIHVVDMIISIMECVCYALIAIVYTVILPNPDRYPTSGRWCVSASFALVLKVWVGQMRYLRLLSYAYVYSGLKVLLITLYRSWKEILLLVVLLAMSVLIFGPLVYFSILSTIGQGLPLNSIPSAYWFVIVTMTTVGYGDMYPTTVSGYLATVVVMIVGLTITALPVAIVGGNFSVVYEHNKKRERAEKERDKREKSSLCFTKSCSSIRQQSS from the exons ATGCTGAAGGGCATGAATTTGACTCTG GTCGACACTGTTGAAGCTCCTCTAAAGGAAGCGATTGTCTCTCATGATTTGTCCCAAGAAAGAAAACTTCCTCAGTCAGTCACagctaaaaaaataataatcaaCATTTCAGGACAGAACTTTGTTAGTACTGTTGGCACTTTGCTGAAATACCCAGAATCTCGGCTCGGTAAACTTGTACGGAAAGAACCTTCTGGTACCAATTACTTCTTTGAGAGCGATGCTGAAATATTCAAGGAGATTCTCAAGTTCTATTTAAGCGGTGAGCTTCACTGTCCTAAGAGCACCTGCTATTCAGACTTCCTGTCTCACTTGGAATTCTGGGAAATTGATACTGGAGCAGTATCAGATTGCTGCTTTCAAGATATGTCCGAAGAAAAAAACCTTGACAGGcagtttgagtattttaacaaaaaacctaAACCAAAGTTTAAAAATGCAAATGGAGATTATCTAAAGTCCTACTACGTTTGGTGCTTCCTGACAGATCCATGTGGCAAAGACACGAAGTTTAAAGCAGGAGCGAAGATATGGTCTTTGTTCTACTTCCTTTTCACCATCTCATTTGGATCTGCAGAGGCAATCAGTACTGTACCTTCTTTGTGGAAGGGTGGGAACGACTTTAGAAGAAATCGATCTGATGAACACATCTCACTAAAAATGTCTTGTGAAGAGTTTCAGGCCAACTGGATAGACATAGCTCCGAAATCACTCGATACAGTAGCATATATCTCATTCGCCCTTTATGCTACAGAAGTCTGGATACGGTTTTTGACCTGTCCATCTAAGAGAGCGTTTTGGAAGacaatacatgtagttgatatgATTATATCAATAATGGAGTGTGTCTGTTATGCCCTGATTGCGATCGTGTACACAGTGATCCTACCGAATCCTGATCGATATCCAACGAGTGGTCGATGGTGTGTCAGCGCATCGTTTGCTCTAGTTCTGAAAGTTTGGGTAGGGCAAATGAGATACCTTCGCCTCCTCAGCTACGCTTATGTTTACAG TGGACTAAAGGTTTTACTAATCACTCTTTATAGAAGTTGGAAGGAAATCCTGCTACTTGTTGTTCTGTTGGCTATGTCTGTCCTCATATTTGGTCCCCTGGTCTACTTTAGTATTTTAAGCACTATCGGTCAGGGCCTGCCTCTCAACAGTATTCCATCAG CCTATTGGTTTGTCATTGTAACCATGACAACTGTTGGCTATGGAGACATGTACCCTACCACTGTATCTGGATATCTCGCTACAGTTGTAGTAATGATTGTGGGATTAACCATAACTGCCCTACCTGTTGCAATTGTTGGTGGGAACTTTTCCGTAGTCTATGAGCACAATAAGAAAAGGGAGAGAGCTGAAAAAGAAAGAGACAAAAGAGAAAAGTCATCACTTTGTTTTACCAAATCCTGTTCTTCAATCAGACAGCAGAGTTCATAA